From Micromonospora echinospora, one genomic window encodes:
- a CDS encoding DUF418 domain-containing protein, with product MTTPNPVRRLLDVDAVRGFALFGIFVVNVTFMASGYPGNLVTDPDFASGLDDAVRTLSSVFVDMKFYVLFSFLFGYSFTLQMAAASRAGAAFPARMLRRIGGLFVLGALNAVFLYGGDILTTYAVACLALLLLRNVQDRTAIRIAVGLYALVLVSLVASAVLVDRSAFLPSEAEALANGEEATRALLGGWESNIEEHIAGLPLLLIQAVALQGPTALGLFLLGMVAGRRQWLSRVSGSEPVLRRIQWIGFPVGLLGSIVYAASGGNGNTLGVAASVATAPLLAAAYVATLLRVMHSARTAAVRAALAPAGRMALTNYLGQSVAGLLTFTGIGFGLAGTFSPLALFAFALAVFGAQLVVSELWLRWFRYGPVEWALRWLTNARRPALVVPPTDPGGTTVPSHVDPVHAAGVPPVEQSGGGLRQPEPR from the coding sequence GTGACTACACCGAATCCAGTCAGACGTCTTCTCGACGTCGACGCGGTCCGAGGCTTCGCGCTGTTCGGGATCTTCGTCGTCAACGTCACCTTCATGGCCTCCGGCTATCCGGGAAACCTGGTGACCGACCCCGACTTCGCCTCGGGGCTCGACGATGCGGTCCGCACGCTCTCCTCCGTCTTCGTCGACATGAAGTTCTACGTGCTCTTCTCGTTCCTCTTCGGGTACAGCTTCACCCTCCAGATGGCGGCGGCGAGCCGCGCCGGCGCAGCTTTCCCGGCACGGATGCTCCGCCGGATCGGTGGCCTCTTCGTCCTCGGTGCCCTGAACGCCGTCTTCCTCTACGGCGGCGACATCCTCACCACGTACGCCGTGGCGTGTCTCGCGCTGCTCCTGCTGCGCAACGTGCAGGACCGTACGGCGATCCGGATCGCGGTGGGCCTCTACGCTCTCGTGCTGGTCAGCCTGGTCGCGAGTGCGGTCCTCGTGGACCGCTCGGCGTTCCTGCCCAGCGAGGCCGAGGCGCTGGCCAACGGCGAGGAGGCGACGCGGGCGCTGCTCGGCGGCTGGGAGTCGAACATCGAGGAGCACATCGCGGGTCTGCCGCTGCTGCTCATCCAGGCGGTGGCCCTACAGGGCCCGACCGCGCTGGGTCTGTTCCTGCTCGGTATGGTCGCCGGTCGTCGGCAGTGGCTGAGCCGGGTCTCCGGCAGCGAGCCCGTGCTGCGCCGGATCCAGTGGATCGGCTTCCCGGTCGGGCTGCTCGGGTCGATCGTCTACGCCGCCAGCGGCGGTAACGGCAACACCCTCGGGGTGGCGGCGAGTGTCGCGACAGCTCCACTGCTGGCCGCCGCGTACGTGGCGACGCTGCTGCGGGTCATGCACAGTGCGCGTACGGCGGCGGTCCGGGCCGCGCTCGCCCCGGCCGGGCGGATGGCCCTCACCAACTACCTGGGCCAGTCGGTGGCCGGCCTGCTCACCTTCACCGGCATCGGGTTCGGGCTCGCCGGCACGTTCTCCCCACTGGCGCTCTTCGCCTTCGCTCTGGCCGTGTTCGGGGCTCAACTGGTGGTGAGCGAGCTCTGGCTGCGCTGGTTCCGCTACGGCCCGGTCGAGTGGGCGCTGCGCTGGCTCACCAACGCCCGCCGCCCGGCCCTCGTCGTCCCGCCCACCGATCCGGGCGGGACGACCGTGCCGTCGCACGTCGATCCTGTGCACGCCGCTGGCGTACCCCCGGTGGAGCAGTCCGGCGGCGGGCTCCGCCAGCCCGAACCGCGCTGA
- a CDS encoding DivIVA domain-containing protein, with product MLGRRTARHRRPDGSPYRSRYCVPLLPVQVRDRRFRRTRFGRRGLDPEDVRRFLDRVALELAEAQEAAERARRETVRIKDALRRWQSEQARTRDRYALHR from the coding sequence CTGCTCGGTCGTCGTACCGCCCGGCATCGGCGGCCCGATGGATCGCCGTACCGCTCTCGGTACTGCGTGCCGCTGCTCCCAGTCCAGGTGCGTGACCGTCGGTTCCGGCGTACCCGGTTCGGTCGGCGCGGCTTGGACCCGGAGGACGTGCGGCGTTTCCTCGACCGGGTCGCGCTCGAACTGGCCGAGGCCCAGGAGGCGGCCGAGCGGGCTCGCCGCGAGACCGTACGGATCAAGGACGCCCTGCGGCGCTGGCAGTCCGAGCAGGCCCGTACCCGCGACCGTTACGCCCTGCACCGATGA
- a CDS encoding helix-turn-helix domain-containing protein: MDELPIGRRVAQWRIRRRMTQQMLADRLGKSKSWVDKVERGVRALDRFSVIQDLAEVLRVDPVVLLGRTTPPSTATGAGGVDPVRAALARYDFTPYDPDCRPAPPVVELSRRVGHAWLTYQHAHYFRLLRMLPGLLADAQRAHAAQPECAAGLLVQVYRVTSSVLVKLGEADLAWLAADRAVTAAGGDRLLSAVAAIPLAQALRALGRNQLAMAAALAAAPRITPMPYDEGTLGELSVLGTLLLQAALAAARCDDRRTVHDLTDRAGGIADLVGEGHDHQWTCFGPTTVELARVVAAVDLGDSEDAITRHGHAVRRDQWRRLPAGHRAAYLIDIARAYLQVGDLAAAGRALVDADRTAPAETRSRPAARTVVAAVVRGRPAAAGVAHLATTLGVA; encoded by the coding sequence GTGGATGAGCTGCCGATCGGGCGTCGGGTCGCACAGTGGCGGATCCGGCGGCGGATGACGCAGCAGATGCTCGCCGACCGGCTTGGCAAGTCCAAGAGTTGGGTGGACAAGGTCGAACGGGGCGTGCGTGCCCTCGATCGGTTCTCGGTCATCCAGGACCTTGCCGAGGTGCTTCGCGTCGACCCGGTCGTGCTGCTCGGCCGCACCACACCGCCGTCGACCGCCACCGGCGCCGGCGGCGTCGATCCGGTGCGGGCCGCCCTCGCCCGCTACGACTTCACCCCGTACGACCCCGACTGCCGGCCGGCACCGCCGGTCGTGGAGTTGAGCCGGCGGGTGGGGCATGCCTGGTTGACCTACCAGCACGCCCACTACTTCCGCCTGCTGCGGATGCTGCCGGGTCTCCTCGCCGATGCCCAACGCGCTCACGCGGCGCAGCCGGAGTGTGCGGCGGGCCTGCTGGTGCAGGTGTACCGGGTCACCTCGTCGGTGCTGGTCAAACTCGGGGAGGCCGACCTCGCCTGGCTGGCCGCCGACCGAGCGGTGACGGCTGCTGGAGGTGACCGGCTGCTCTCTGCCGTCGCGGCGATTCCCCTCGCCCAGGCGCTACGAGCCCTCGGCCGGAATCAGCTCGCGATGGCAGCGGCACTCGCCGCCGCACCCCGGATCACGCCAATGCCGTACGACGAGGGCACGCTGGGCGAGTTGTCGGTGCTCGGGACGCTGCTGCTCCAGGCGGCGTTGGCCGCTGCCCGCTGCGACGACAGACGCACCGTCCACGATCTCACCGACCGGGCTGGTGGGATCGCCGACCTGGTCGGTGAAGGTCACGACCACCAGTGGACGTGTTTTGGACCCACCACCGTCGAGTTGGCTCGGGTGGTGGCGGCGGTCGACCTGGGCGACTCCGAGGACGCGATCACCCGGCACGGGCACGCCGTCCGCCGGGACCAGTGGCGACGACTCCCGGCCGGACACCGCGCCGCGTACCTGATCGACATCGCCCGCGCGTACCTCCAGGTCGGTGACCTGGCCGCTGCCGGCCGTGCTCTGGTCGACGCCGACCGCACCGCACCGGCCGAGACCCGGTCACGACCGGCAGCCCGTACGGTCGTCGCCGCCGTCGTACGCGGCAGGCCCGCCGCAGCCGGCGTCGCGCACCTGGCCACCACCCTCGGGGTCGCCTGA
- a CDS encoding DNA polymerase III subunit gamma and tau → MALALYRKYRPRTFAEVIGQEHVTEPLSQALRSGRLNHAYLFSGPRGCGKTSSARILARSLNCEQGPTPEPCGQCASCRSLTSDGAGSIDVIEIDAASHGGVDDARELREKAFFAPANSRFKIYVIDEAHMVSSAGFNALLKLVEEPPEYVKFIFATTEPEKVLGTIKSRTHHYPFRLIPPKTLRPYLEQLCESEGVTVDPAVFPLVVRAGGGSARDSLSVLDQLIAGAGPEGVSYARAAALLGVTDAALIDEMCDALAAGDGAAAYATVDRVAEAGHDPRRFASDLLERLRDLIVLQQVPDAAGKGLIDGPADQIERMTAQAQRLGPATLSRCADIVHNGLVEMRGATAPRLLLELICARMLLPGVDDSAGGLLQRLERMERRLTLGIPAAAPAADVAPAHPEPAAPARPEPAPAPVAPVTDRGAPAPSRGTAAERAPAADAERTPTADSPPAASHRAVPPEAVMPDPVTPAPPRPDAPPSGTVDAVSVRRVWGDVVGKVNRSHKKIAALMRDAVVRDLDGDTLVLTVKSAVLARMLTDHAQVLADALYEELGGRWQIRCEVAGERGGSRASAVSRPAAAAPPPTRPTPSPSAARPAAPERSGPSGATPSARPAGTGGGSAAAEEDWPEPARPGGGAAVGGAEDWPEPARPGGTATSSDTPNGRSAPAAPGGTASSAPAPPRAADSAVPASRPAASTPPPAPAGGGTGAASVSSALAAARAAAAGRGTRTEAPARKTADDEFAGEPPYDPDYDGPLGGGRANAPAGRGPSGAAAPQPAAPSYEGFDPGDEPLDDVIDEKTARQSSEEQAVQLLREVFGAEKIDEVDAR, encoded by the coding sequence GTGGCACTGGCGCTCTACCGCAAGTACCGGCCGCGCACGTTCGCGGAGGTCATCGGGCAGGAGCACGTGACCGAGCCGCTGTCGCAGGCGCTGCGCAGCGGCCGGCTGAACCACGCCTACCTCTTCTCCGGCCCCCGGGGCTGCGGCAAGACCTCCAGCGCCCGGATCCTGGCCCGCTCGCTCAACTGCGAGCAGGGACCCACACCGGAGCCGTGCGGGCAGTGCGCCTCGTGTCGGTCGCTGACCAGCGACGGCGCGGGCTCGATCGACGTCATCGAGATCGACGCGGCCAGCCACGGTGGCGTGGACGACGCCCGCGAACTGCGCGAGAAGGCCTTCTTCGCCCCGGCCAACAGCCGTTTCAAGATCTACGTCATCGACGAGGCGCACATGGTCTCGTCGGCCGGCTTCAACGCCCTGCTCAAGCTGGTGGAGGAGCCCCCGGAGTACGTCAAGTTCATCTTCGCCACCACCGAGCCGGAGAAGGTCCTCGGGACGATCAAGTCCCGGACCCACCACTACCCGTTCCGGCTGATCCCGCCGAAGACGCTCCGGCCGTACCTGGAGCAGTTGTGCGAGTCGGAGGGGGTCACGGTCGACCCGGCGGTCTTCCCGCTGGTGGTCCGGGCCGGTGGTGGCAGCGCCCGGGACAGCCTCTCCGTGCTCGACCAGCTCATCGCCGGGGCGGGGCCCGAGGGCGTCAGCTACGCCCGGGCCGCCGCCCTGCTCGGCGTCACCGACGCCGCGCTGATCGACGAGATGTGCGACGCCCTCGCCGCCGGGGACGGCGCGGCGGCGTACGCCACCGTCGACCGGGTGGCCGAGGCCGGGCACGACCCCCGCCGGTTCGCGTCCGACCTGCTCGAACGTCTCCGCGACCTGATCGTGCTCCAGCAGGTGCCGGACGCCGCCGGCAAGGGCCTGATCGACGGGCCGGCCGACCAGATCGAGCGGATGACGGCACAGGCCCAGCGGCTCGGCCCGGCGACGCTGTCCCGCTGCGCCGACATCGTGCACAACGGCCTGGTCGAGATGCGCGGCGCCACCGCCCCCCGGCTGCTGCTGGAGCTGATCTGCGCCCGGATGCTCCTGCCCGGCGTCGACGACTCCGCCGGTGGCCTGCTGCAACGCCTGGAGCGGATGGAACGTCGGCTCACCCTGGGCATCCCCGCCGCCGCTCCCGCCGCCGACGTCGCGCCGGCCCATCCCGAGCCCGCCGCTCCGGCCCGCCCGGAACCCGCACCCGCCCCGGTGGCTCCGGTGACCGACCGGGGCGCACCTGCGCCGTCGCGGGGCACCGCTGCGGAGCGCGCTCCGGCCGCCGACGCGGAGCGGACGCCGACCGCCGATTCCCCGCCGGCCGCATCACACCGGGCGGTGCCGCCGGAGGCGGTGATGCCGGATCCGGTCACCCCCGCCCCGCCCCGCCCCGACGCCCCGCCCTCCGGGACGGTCGACGCGGTCTCGGTCCGCCGGGTCTGGGGCGACGTCGTCGGCAAGGTCAACCGGAGCCACAAGAAGATCGCCGCGCTGATGCGTGACGCGGTCGTCCGTGACCTGGACGGCGACACCCTGGTGCTGACCGTGAAGTCGGCGGTCCTGGCCAGGATGTTGACCGACCACGCCCAGGTGCTCGCCGACGCGCTCTACGAGGAACTTGGCGGGCGCTGGCAGATCCGGTGCGAGGTGGCCGGTGAGCGGGGCGGCTCCCGGGCATCCGCCGTGTCCCGGCCGGCTGCCGCGGCACCCCCACCCACCCGGCCCACCCCGTCGCCGTCGGCGGCCCGACCGGCTGCTCCGGAGCGGTCCGGCCCGTCCGGCGCGACGCCGTCCGCCCGCCCTGCGGGGACCGGCGGCGGATCGGCCGCAGCCGAGGAGGACTGGCCGGAACCGGCCCGTCCGGGTGGTGGTGCAGCCGTCGGTGGGGCCGAGGACTGGCCGGAACCTGCCCGGCCCGGCGGGACCGCCACCTCGTCGGACACCCCGAACGGGCGATCCGCACCGGCCGCCCCGGGCGGAACCGCGTCGTCCGCACCAGCACCGCCCCGGGCCGCCGACAGCGCCGTACCGGCCTCCCGGCCCGCCGCGTCCACGCCGCCGCCGGCCCCTGCCGGCGGGGGGACCGGTGCCGCCTCGGTGAGCAGTGCGCTCGCCGCCGCGCGGGCCGCCGCAGCCGGTCGGGGTACGCGTACCGAGGCACCAGCACGGAAGACCGCCGACGACGAGTTCGCCGGGGAGCCGCCCTACGACCCGGACTACGACGGCCCGCTGGGCGGCGGCCGGGCGAACGCGCCGGCCGGCCGGGGACCGTCGGGGGCTGCCGCCCCGCAGCCGGCCGCCCCGAGCTACGAGGGCTTCGACCCAGGGGACGAGCCGCTCGACGACGTGATCGACGAGAAGACCGCCCGGCAGTCCAGCGAGGAGCAGGCGGTGCAGCTGCTCCGCGAGGTGTTCGGCGCCGAGAAGATCGACGAGGTCGACGCCCGGTAG
- a CDS encoding DUF2332 domain-containing protein, with amino-acid sequence MTREQAATAMEQQASACARMAAGLYADLLVRAAADVRAGGPCATVIQGYEGTPADAALSLRLLGGVHALTLTGAAPELARYYPSAGGTYRPTDADACWAAFRDTVAGAPDTLRQWLRRPPQTNEVGRANLLLTGLLYALAELGDLPVRLVELGASGGLNLRADRFRVEADDFGWGPVDSPVRLPDAWRGAVPGWLRDAAGAYPEMTVVERLGCDPDPLDPGDPADALALRAYLWPEHTDRAARLAGALELAGRLPVRVHAAGAADFLAGVDSRPDVLTVIWHSVMRQYVPADEWRRVNAEIDRLAGSGAPVAHVSFEPMENSRFQLRVRLGDRPERLLAEAHPHGLPAWLP; translated from the coding sequence ATGACCCGGGAACAGGCCGCCACGGCCATGGAACAGCAGGCCAGCGCGTGCGCGCGGATGGCCGCCGGACTCTACGCCGACCTGCTCGTCCGGGCTGCGGCCGACGTCCGGGCCGGCGGGCCGTGCGCCACCGTCATCCAGGGGTACGAGGGCACGCCCGCCGATGCGGCCCTGTCGCTGCGCCTGCTCGGCGGAGTGCACGCCCTGACGCTCACCGGGGCCGCCCCGGAGCTGGCCCGCTACTACCCGAGCGCCGGTGGGACGTACCGGCCGACGGACGCGGACGCCTGCTGGGCGGCGTTCCGGGACACCGTCGCCGGTGCACCGGACACCCTGCGGCAGTGGCTGCGCCGCCCGCCGCAGACCAACGAGGTGGGGCGGGCGAACCTGCTGCTCACCGGTCTGCTGTACGCCCTCGCCGAGCTGGGCGACCTGCCGGTACGCCTGGTCGAGCTGGGGGCCAGCGGCGGGCTTAACCTGCGCGCCGACCGGTTCCGGGTCGAGGCGGACGACTTCGGCTGGGGACCAGTCGACTCCCCGGTCCGGCTGCCCGACGCCTGGCGAGGGGCGGTGCCCGGCTGGCTCCGGGACGCCGCCGGGGCGTACCCCGAGATGACCGTGGTGGAGCGGCTCGGCTGCGATCCCGACCCCCTCGACCCGGGTGACCCGGCGGACGCGCTCGCGCTGCGGGCGTACCTCTGGCCGGAGCACACCGACCGTGCGGCCCGGCTGGCCGGAGCGTTGGAGCTGGCCGGACGCCTGCCGGTGCGGGTGCACGCCGCCGGGGCGGCCGATTTCCTCGCCGGCGTCGACTCCCGCCCGGACGTCCTCACCGTGATCTGGCACTCGGTGATGCGGCAGTACGTGCCGGCCGACGAGTGGCGGCGGGTCAACGCCGAGATCGACCGGCTGGCCGGCAGCGGGGCACCGGTCGCGCACGTGTCGTTCGAGCCGATGGAAAACTCCCGCTTCCAGCTGCGGGTCCGGCTCGGGGACCGCCCCGAACGGCTGCTCGCCGAGGCGCATCCGCACGGCCTGCCCGCCTGGCTGCCCTGA
- a CDS encoding YbaB/EbfC family nucleoid-associated protein, whose translation MQQMLKQAQKMQQQIAKAQAELAEAELTGTAGGGLVTATVSGSGDLKAIRIDPKAVDPEDVETLEDLVVAAVHNATEAARELTEQKMGPVAGGMGGLGLPGF comes from the coding sequence ATGCAGCAGATGCTGAAGCAGGCGCAGAAGATGCAGCAGCAGATCGCCAAGGCACAGGCCGAGCTGGCCGAGGCGGAGCTGACCGGAACCGCCGGTGGTGGCCTGGTCACCGCGACCGTCTCCGGCTCCGGGGACCTCAAGGCGATCCGGATCGACCCGAAGGCGGTCGACCCGGAGGACGTGGAGACCCTGGAGGACCTCGTGGTCGCGGCCGTGCACAACGCCACCGAGGCGGCTCGGGAGCTGACCGAGCAGAAGATGGGCCCGGTGGCCGGCGGCATGGGTGGCCTCGGCCTGCCCGGGTTCTGA
- the recR gene encoding recombination mediator RecR → MYEGAIQDLIDELGRLPGVGPKSAQRIAFHVLSADPADVNRLAGALRKVKELVRFCTSCYNVAESEQCRICRDPRRTDEVLCVVEEPKDVVAIERTGEFRGRYHVLGGAINPLEGIGPDNLRIRELLARLGTGTVRELILATDPNTEGEATATYLALMVKPMGIAVTRLASGLPVGGDLEYADEITLGRAFEGRRAV, encoded by the coding sequence ATGTACGAGGGTGCCATCCAGGACCTGATCGACGAGCTGGGACGGCTGCCGGGCGTCGGCCCGAAGAGCGCCCAGCGGATCGCCTTCCACGTCCTCTCCGCCGATCCGGCCGACGTCAACCGGCTGGCCGGGGCGTTACGCAAGGTCAAGGAGCTGGTGCGGTTCTGCACGAGCTGCTACAACGTCGCCGAGTCCGAGCAGTGCCGGATCTGTCGTGACCCGCGCCGTACCGACGAGGTGCTCTGCGTGGTCGAGGAGCCGAAGGACGTGGTGGCGATCGAGCGGACCGGTGAGTTCCGGGGCCGCTACCACGTGCTCGGCGGGGCGATCAACCCGCTGGAGGGGATCGGCCCGGACAATCTCCGCATCCGGGAGCTGCTGGCCCGGCTCGGCACCGGCACCGTCCGGGAGCTGATCCTGGCGACCGACCCGAACACCGAGGGCGAGGCGACCGCGACGTACCTGGCCCTGATGGTCAAGCCGATGGGTATCGCGGTGACCCGGTTGGCCAGCGGCCTGCCGGTCGGCGGCGACCTGGAGTACGCCGACGAGATCACCCTGGGGCGCGCGTTCGAGGGGCGTCGCGCCGTCTGA
- a CDS encoding ABC transporter substrate-binding protein, producing the protein MRAPRSKVALAAVAAAALAVAGCAESDRGDDSGGSKKDTLVFGVAGDPKVLDPSFASDGESLRMARQVFETLVRPEEGGTKVTPGLAESWTPDAAGTTWTFKLRSGVKFHDGTDFNAEAVCVNFNRWYNATGLMQSPDVTPYWQDVMGGFAKNEDPELPPSLFKSCTAKDATTVDLAFTRVSSKIPAALMLPSFSMHSPKALEQYQASTVGGTAEDIKYPPYATEHPTGTGPFKFKSWDIANKTLTLERNEDYAGTKAKLKTLIFKTISDENARKQALRSGDIQGYDLVGPADVEPLKGEGFNVLTRPAFNILYLAINQKGNPKLADVKVRQAIAHALNRQALVDSKLPPGAKVAENFFPDTVEGWNGNVTKYDYNPEKAKALLAEAGASNLTLRFHYPTEVTRPYMPNPKDIFELLSADLKAVGITVQPIPLKWSPDYLNATTSGSAHDLHFLGWTGDYGDGYNFIGTMFDRPKDEWGFNNKPLFDKFQKADTTADMGARVELYKELNADIMTFLPGVPISHSPPAIVFGKDVTGVKASPLTDERYSTAEFKS; encoded by the coding sequence ATGCGTGCACCCAGGTCGAAGGTCGCGCTGGCGGCCGTCGCGGCCGCGGCCCTCGCGGTAGCAGGCTGCGCCGAGAGTGACCGCGGCGACGATTCCGGCGGTAGCAAGAAGGACACTCTCGTCTTCGGCGTCGCCGGAGACCCGAAGGTGCTCGACCCGAGCTTTGCCAGCGACGGTGAGTCGCTGCGCATGGCGCGTCAGGTCTTCGAGACCCTGGTCCGCCCGGAGGAGGGCGGCACCAAGGTGACTCCCGGCCTGGCCGAGTCCTGGACGCCGGACGCGGCCGGCACGACCTGGACCTTCAAGCTCCGCTCGGGCGTGAAGTTCCACGACGGCACCGACTTCAACGCCGAGGCGGTCTGCGTCAACTTCAACCGCTGGTACAACGCCACCGGCCTGATGCAGAGCCCGGACGTGACCCCGTACTGGCAGGACGTCATGGGCGGCTTCGCCAAGAACGAGGACCCGGAACTGCCGCCGAGCCTCTTCAAGTCCTGCACCGCCAAGGACGCCACCACGGTCGACCTGGCCTTCACCCGGGTCTCCAGCAAGATCCCGGCCGCGCTGATGCTGCCGTCGTTCTCCATGCACAGCCCCAAGGCGCTGGAGCAGTACCAGGCGAGCACCGTCGGGGGCACCGCCGAGGACATCAAGTACCCCCCGTACGCGACGGAGCACCCGACCGGCACCGGTCCGTTCAAGTTCAAGTCCTGGGACATCGCGAACAAGACGCTGACCCTGGAGCGGAACGAGGACTACGCCGGCACCAAGGCCAAGCTGAAGACCCTGATCTTCAAGACCATCTCCGACGAGAACGCGCGCAAGCAGGCGCTGCGCTCCGGTGACATCCAGGGGTACGACCTGGTCGGCCCGGCCGACGTCGAGCCGCTGAAGGGCGAGGGCTTCAACGTCCTCACCCGTCCGGCCTTCAACATCCTCTACCTGGCGATCAACCAGAAGGGGAACCCGAAGCTGGCCGACGTCAAGGTCCGGCAGGCCATCGCGCACGCCCTGAACCGGCAGGCGCTGGTCGACTCGAAGCTGCCCCCGGGCGCGAAGGTCGCGGAGAACTTCTTCCCGGACACCGTCGAGGGCTGGAACGGCAACGTCACCAAGTACGACTACAACCCGGAGAAGGCCAAGGCGCTGCTGGCCGAGGCGGGCGCGTCGAACCTGACCCTGCGGTTCCACTACCCGACCGAGGTCACCCGGCCGTACATGCCGAACCCGAAGGACATCTTCGAGCTGCTCTCGGCGGACCTGAAGGCGGTCGGCATCACCGTCCAGCCGATCCCGCTGAAGTGGAGCCCGGACTACCTCAACGCCACCACCTCGGGCAGCGCGCACGACCTGCACTTCCTCGGGTGGACCGGTGACTACGGCGACGGCTACAACTTCATCGGCACCATGTTCGACCGGCCGAAGGACGAGTGGGGCTTCAACAACAAGCCGCTGTTCGACAAGTTCCAGAAGGCCGACACCACCGCCGACATGGGTGCCCGGGTCGAGCTGTACAAGGAACTGAACGCGGACATCATGACCTTCCTGCCGGGTGTGCCGATCTCGCACTCGCCGCCGGCGATCGTCTTCGGCAAGGACGTGACGGGCGTCAAGGCGAGCCCGCTGACCGACGAGCGGTACTCCACCGCCGAGTTCAAGTCCTGA
- a CDS encoding ABC transporter permease encodes MFRFIVRRLLQLIPTLFGLSILLFIWLRRLPGGPETAILGERGTPEMRAAIRRNLGLDEPILVQYGRFIRRMVRLDLGTSTSTKREVTTEFLQRFPGTVELTVMAMIIAIGVGIPLGYLAARRRGQLLDHLSVGGSLIGICIPVFFLAYVLKAIFAENLGWFPSSGRQDPTIEATRITNFFVLDGLMTREWDAAADAIWHLVLPGIALASIPLAIIVRITRASVLEVLGEDFVRTAEAKGLTENVVRRRHVLRNAMLPVATSIGLLAGGLLSGAVLTETVFAFSGIGAFVAESISQRDYPVLMGFILIIAVVYVLVNLIVDLSYSLIDPRVRVR; translated from the coding sequence GTGTTCCGGTTCATCGTCAGACGCCTGTTGCAGTTGATACCCACCCTGTTCGGGCTCTCCATCCTGCTCTTCATCTGGTTGCGCCGACTGCCCGGCGGTCCGGAGACCGCGATCCTCGGTGAGCGGGGCACGCCCGAGATGCGCGCCGCGATCCGCCGTAACCTCGGCCTCGACGAGCCGATCCTGGTGCAGTACGGCCGGTTCATCCGCCGGATGGTCCGGCTCGACCTGGGCACCTCGACCTCCACCAAGCGGGAGGTCACCACGGAGTTCCTCCAGCGCTTCCCCGGCACCGTCGAGCTGACCGTGATGGCCATGATCATCGCGATCGGCGTCGGCATCCCGCTGGGCTACCTGGCCGCCCGCCGTCGCGGCCAACTCCTCGACCACCTGTCGGTCGGCGGCTCGCTGATCGGCATCTGCATCCCGGTCTTCTTCCTGGCCTACGTGCTCAAGGCGATCTTCGCGGAGAACCTGGGCTGGTTCCCGTCCAGCGGCCGGCAGGACCCGACCATCGAGGCGACCCGCATCACCAATTTCTTCGTCCTCGACGGACTGATGACCCGCGAGTGGGACGCCGCCGCCGACGCCATCTGGCACCTGGTGCTCCCCGGCATCGCGCTGGCGAGCATCCCGTTGGCCATCATCGTCCGGATCACCCGGGCCAGCGTCCTGGAGGTGCTCGGCGAGGACTTCGTCCGGACCGCCGAGGCCAAGGGCCTGACCGAGAACGTGGTCCGGCGACGCCACGTGCTGCGCAACGCCATGCTGCCGGTGGCCACCTCGATCGGCCTGCTCGCCGGCGGTCTGCTCTCCGGCGCGGTGCTCACCGAGACCGTCTTCGCCTTCAGCGGCATCGGGGCGTTCGTCGCCGAGTCGATCAGCCAGCGCGACTACCCCGTACTCATGGGCTTCATCCTGATCATCGCGGTGGTGTACGTGCTGGTGAACCTGATAGTCGACCTCTCCTACAGCCTGATCGACCCGAGGGTGAGGGTGCGATGA